In one window of Mercurialis annua linkage group LG4, ddMerAnnu1.2, whole genome shotgun sequence DNA:
- the LOC126677229 gene encoding aspartic proteinase 36 isoform X1: MQFFLPFLILFLSFLVNLSGVKCAAVLSLERVFPLNHSLDVELLRARDHLRNARFLQGFVGGVVDFSVQGTSDPFLVGVTGSSALLLYFTRVKLGTPPREFNVQIDTGSDVLWVTCSTCSNCPKTSGLGVQLNNFDTTSSSTAGLVPCSHPICTSQFQTTATQCPPQSNQCSYAFQYGDGSGTSGFYVSDTFYFDAVLGESMTANSSAAVVFGCSTFQSGDLTKSDKAIDGIFGFGQGDLSVISQLSSHGITPRVFSHCLKGDGSGGGILVLGEILEPGIVYTPLVPSQPHYNLYLQSIAVGGQLLPIDPAVFATSGNRGTIIDTGTTLAYLAEEAFDPFVSAITAAVSQFTTPTISKGSQCYLVSSSVSSVFPPVSLNFAGGATMLLKPEEYLMFMSNYPGATLWCIGFQKFQGGTTILGDLVLKDKIFVYDLAHQRIGWTNYDCSSSVNVSVTSSKDFINAGQLMSSSSRDMLIKLLPLSILALLIHTLISIHAFPNFVT; this comes from the exons ATGCAGTTTTTCTTGCCATTCTTGatcttatttttatcatttcttGTGAATTTATCTGGTGTTAAGTGTGCTGCAGTTCTTTCTCTTGAAAGGGTTTTTCCTTTGAACCATTCTTTGGACGTTGAGCTACTCAGAGCTCGTGACCATCTTAGGAATGCTCGGTTCTTGCAGGGTTTTGTTGGGGGTGTTGTTGACTTCTCTGTTCAAGGCACTTCTGATCCTTTTCTTGTCGG GGTCACTGGATCTTCAGCGCTCTT ACTGTATTTCACAAGAGTAAAGCTGGGAACTCCTCCAAGAGAGTTCAATGTGCAGATTGATACAGGAAGCGACGTCCTGTGGGTTACCTGTAGTACCTGTAGTAATTGCCCAAAAACCAGTGGCTTAGGA GTTCAGCTCAATAACTTCGATACCACAAGCTCATCAACTGCTGGGCTAGTACCATGTTCACACCCTATTTGTACTTCACAATTTCAAACAACAGCAACTCAGTGCCCTCCTCAGAGTAATCAGTGCAGTTATGCATTCCAATATGGAGACGGAAGTGGGACATCgggtttttatgtttctgaTACATTTTATTTTGATGCTGTATTGGGGGAGTCTATGACAGCTAATTCTTCAGCTGCCGTTGTATTCGG ATGTAGCACCTTCCAATCTGGGGACTTAACTAAGTCGGACAAAGCAATTGATGGGATATTTGGATTTGGCCAAGGTGATCTCTCTGTTATATCACAGTTGTCATCCCATGGGATAACACCTCGAGTGTTCTCTCATTGCTTGAAAGGAGACGGCAGTGGTGGAGGCATATTGGTTCTTGGTGAAATTTTGGAGCCAGGCATAGTGTATACTCCCCTAGTGCCATCACA gccgcattataatttatatctgCAGAGCATTGCTGTCGGTGGACAATTGTTACCTATTGATCCAGCAGTATTTGCAACATCAGGTAATAGAGGAACTATTATCGATACTGGAACAACCTTAGCTTATCTTGCGGAGGAAGCTTTTGATCCTTTTGTCAGTGCC ATAACTGCTGCAGTCTCACAATTCACTACTCCTACAATATCTAAAGGATCCCAGTGTTATCTAGTATCCAGCAG TGTATCTTCAGTATTTCCTCCAGTCAGTTTAAACTTTGCTGGCGGAGCTACTATGCTGTTAAAACCAGAAGAATATCTCATGTTTATGTCTAATTAT CCTGGTGCTACACTATGGTGCATTGGGTTTCAGAAGTTTCAAGGAGGAACAACAATTTTGGGAG ATCTTGTTCTGAAAGACAAGATTTTTGTATATGATCTGGCTCATCAACGGATCGGATGGACCAATTATGACT GCTCCTCATCTGTGAATGTCTCCGTAACTTCGAGTAAGGACTTCATCAATGCAGGACAACTAATGAGCAGCTCGTCAAGAGACATGCTCATCAAGCTGCTACCTCTAAGCATTTTGGCTCTCCTAATACACACGCTCATTAGCATTCATGCATTTCCAAATTTTGTAACTTAA
- the LOC126677229 gene encoding aspartic proteinase 36 isoform X2, which yields MQFFLPFLILFLSFLVNLSGVKCAAVLSLERVFPLNHSLDVELLRARDHLRNARFLQGFVGGVVDFSVQGTSDPFLVGLYFTRVKLGTPPREFNVQIDTGSDVLWVTCSTCSNCPKTSGLGVQLNNFDTTSSSTAGLVPCSHPICTSQFQTTATQCPPQSNQCSYAFQYGDGSGTSGFYVSDTFYFDAVLGESMTANSSAAVVFGCSTFQSGDLTKSDKAIDGIFGFGQGDLSVISQLSSHGITPRVFSHCLKGDGSGGGILVLGEILEPGIVYTPLVPSQPHYNLYLQSIAVGGQLLPIDPAVFATSGNRGTIIDTGTTLAYLAEEAFDPFVSAITAAVSQFTTPTISKGSQCYLVSSSVSSVFPPVSLNFAGGATMLLKPEEYLMFMSNYPGATLWCIGFQKFQGGTTILGDLVLKDKIFVYDLAHQRIGWTNYDCSSSVNVSVTSSKDFINAGQLMSSSSRDMLIKLLPLSILALLIHTLISIHAFPNFVT from the exons ATGCAGTTTTTCTTGCCATTCTTGatcttatttttatcatttcttGTGAATTTATCTGGTGTTAAGTGTGCTGCAGTTCTTTCTCTTGAAAGGGTTTTTCCTTTGAACCATTCTTTGGACGTTGAGCTACTCAGAGCTCGTGACCATCTTAGGAATGCTCGGTTCTTGCAGGGTTTTGTTGGGGGTGTTGTTGACTTCTCTGTTCAAGGCACTTCTGATCCTTTTCTTGTCGG ACTGTATTTCACAAGAGTAAAGCTGGGAACTCCTCCAAGAGAGTTCAATGTGCAGATTGATACAGGAAGCGACGTCCTGTGGGTTACCTGTAGTACCTGTAGTAATTGCCCAAAAACCAGTGGCTTAGGA GTTCAGCTCAATAACTTCGATACCACAAGCTCATCAACTGCTGGGCTAGTACCATGTTCACACCCTATTTGTACTTCACAATTTCAAACAACAGCAACTCAGTGCCCTCCTCAGAGTAATCAGTGCAGTTATGCATTCCAATATGGAGACGGAAGTGGGACATCgggtttttatgtttctgaTACATTTTATTTTGATGCTGTATTGGGGGAGTCTATGACAGCTAATTCTTCAGCTGCCGTTGTATTCGG ATGTAGCACCTTCCAATCTGGGGACTTAACTAAGTCGGACAAAGCAATTGATGGGATATTTGGATTTGGCCAAGGTGATCTCTCTGTTATATCACAGTTGTCATCCCATGGGATAACACCTCGAGTGTTCTCTCATTGCTTGAAAGGAGACGGCAGTGGTGGAGGCATATTGGTTCTTGGTGAAATTTTGGAGCCAGGCATAGTGTATACTCCCCTAGTGCCATCACA gccgcattataatttatatctgCAGAGCATTGCTGTCGGTGGACAATTGTTACCTATTGATCCAGCAGTATTTGCAACATCAGGTAATAGAGGAACTATTATCGATACTGGAACAACCTTAGCTTATCTTGCGGAGGAAGCTTTTGATCCTTTTGTCAGTGCC ATAACTGCTGCAGTCTCACAATTCACTACTCCTACAATATCTAAAGGATCCCAGTGTTATCTAGTATCCAGCAG TGTATCTTCAGTATTTCCTCCAGTCAGTTTAAACTTTGCTGGCGGAGCTACTATGCTGTTAAAACCAGAAGAATATCTCATGTTTATGTCTAATTAT CCTGGTGCTACACTATGGTGCATTGGGTTTCAGAAGTTTCAAGGAGGAACAACAATTTTGGGAG ATCTTGTTCTGAAAGACAAGATTTTTGTATATGATCTGGCTCATCAACGGATCGGATGGACCAATTATGACT GCTCCTCATCTGTGAATGTCTCCGTAACTTCGAGTAAGGACTTCATCAATGCAGGACAACTAATGAGCAGCTCGTCAAGAGACATGCTCATCAAGCTGCTACCTCTAAGCATTTTGGCTCTCCTAATACACACGCTCATTAGCATTCATGCATTTCCAAATTTTGTAACTTAA